Proteins encoded within one genomic window of Equus przewalskii isolate Varuska chromosome 3, EquPr2, whole genome shotgun sequence:
- the COQ2 gene encoding 4-hydroxybenzoate polyprenyltransferase, mitochondrial isoform X3: MLGAGGAGLARGLRAVRQAWLRGSRGRSVVLARAAGPPGTGDSRRWAGLGPGGRGLSLSAAAVVEAAPRPVQPYLRLMRLDKPIGTWLLYLPCTWSIGLAAEPGCFPDWYMLSLFGTGAVLMRGAGCTINDMWDRDYDKKVTRTANRPIAAGDISTFRSFVFLGGQLTLALGVLLCLNYYSVALGAASLLLVITYPLMKRVTYWPQLALGELEITDKKDDALIGLKSTALWFREDTKQWLSGFSVAMVGALSLVGVSSEQTAPYYAALAAVGAHLARQIYTLDIHRPEDCWDKFTSNRTVGLIIFLGIVLGNLWKQKKTDETKKKIDYVIEN; encoded by the exons ATGCtgggcgcgggcggcgcggggctgGCGAGGGGCCTGAGGGCCGTGAGGCAAGCGTGGCTGCGGGGCTCGCGCGGGCGGTCAGTGGTTCTGGCGCGCGCAGCGGGGCCTCCCGGCACTGGGGACTCGCGGCGCTGGGCCGGGCTGGGGCCGGGCGGGCGTGGGCTCAGCCTGTCGGCCGCGGCGGTCGTGGAGGCGGCGCCCCGCCCTGTGCAGCCCTACCTGAGGCTCATGCGGCTGGACAAGCCAATCG gaaccTGGCTGCTGTATCTGCCATGTACCTGGAGCATTGGTTTGGCCGCTGAACCAGGTTGTTTTCCAGATTGGTACATGTTATCCCTCTTTGGCACTGGGGCTGTTCTGATGCGTGGAGCCGGCTGCACCATTAATGACATGTGGGACCGGGACTACGATAAAAAG GTTACAAGAACAGCCAATCGCCCTATCGCTGCTGGAGACATTTCAACTTTTCGATCGTTTGTTTTTCTCGGAGGTCAGCTGACCTTGGCGCTGGGCGTTCTTCTGTGTCTGAATTACTACAG TGTAGCTCTGGGAGCAGCATCCCTACTGCTCGTCATCACCTACCCGCTGATGAAAAGAGTTACATACTGGCCTCAGTTAGCCTTGGGTGAGCTTGAAATAACT GATAAGAAGGATGATGCTCTGATTGGCCTTAAGTCCACCGCACTGTGGTTCCGCGAAGACACCAAGCAGTGGCTCAGTGGCTTCAGTGTGGCTATGGTGGGGGCGCTGAGCCTGGTGGGAGTGAGCAGTGAGCAGACCGCGCCCTACTACGCTGCTCTGGCCGCCGTGGGAGCCCATCTGGCTCGCCAG ATTTACACTCTAGACATCCACAGACCGGAGGACTGCTGGGATAAATTTACCTCCAACCGAACAGTAggactaataatttttttagggATTGTCCTTGGGAATCTttggaaacaaaagaagacagatgaaacgaagaaaaaaatagattatgTAATAGAAAATTAG
- the COQ2 gene encoding 4-hydroxybenzoate polyprenyltransferase, mitochondrial isoform X1 — MLGAGGAGLARGLRAVRQAWLRGSRGRSVVLARAAGPPGTGDSRRWAGLGPGGRGLSLSAAAVVEAAPRPVQPYLRLMRLDKPIGTWLLYLPCTWSIGLAAEPGCFPDWYMLSLFGTGAVLMRGAGCTINDMWDRDYDKKVTRTANRPIAAGDISTFRSFVFLGGQLTLALGVLLCLNYYSVALGAASLLLVITYPLMKRVTYWPQLALGLAFNWGALLGWSAVKGSCDPSVCLPLYFSGIMWTLIYDTIYAHQDKKDDALIGLKSTALWFREDTKQWLSGFSVAMVGALSLVGVSSEQTAPYYAALAAVGAHLARQIYTLDIHRPEDCWDKFTSNRTVGLIIFLGIVLGNLWKQKKTDETKKKIDYVIEN, encoded by the exons ATGCtgggcgcgggcggcgcggggctgGCGAGGGGCCTGAGGGCCGTGAGGCAAGCGTGGCTGCGGGGCTCGCGCGGGCGGTCAGTGGTTCTGGCGCGCGCAGCGGGGCCTCCCGGCACTGGGGACTCGCGGCGCTGGGCCGGGCTGGGGCCGGGCGGGCGTGGGCTCAGCCTGTCGGCCGCGGCGGTCGTGGAGGCGGCGCCCCGCCCTGTGCAGCCCTACCTGAGGCTCATGCGGCTGGACAAGCCAATCG gaaccTGGCTGCTGTATCTGCCATGTACCTGGAGCATTGGTTTGGCCGCTGAACCAGGTTGTTTTCCAGATTGGTACATGTTATCCCTCTTTGGCACTGGGGCTGTTCTGATGCGTGGAGCCGGCTGCACCATTAATGACATGTGGGACCGGGACTACGATAAAAAG GTTACAAGAACAGCCAATCGCCCTATCGCTGCTGGAGACATTTCAACTTTTCGATCGTTTGTTTTTCTCGGAGGTCAGCTGACCTTGGCGCTGGGCGTTCTTCTGTGTCTGAATTACTACAG TGTAGCTCTGGGAGCAGCATCCCTACTGCTCGTCATCACCTACCCGCTGATGAAAAGAGTTACATACTGGCCTCAGTTAGCCTTGG GGTTGGCTTTTAACTGGGGAGCGTTACTCGGATGGTCTGCTGTCAAGGGCTCCTGTGATCCGTCTGTTTGCctgcctctttatttttctggaattatGTGGACTCTAATATATGATACTATCTATGCCCATCAG GATAAGAAGGATGATGCTCTGATTGGCCTTAAGTCCACCGCACTGTGGTTCCGCGAAGACACCAAGCAGTGGCTCAGTGGCTTCAGTGTGGCTATGGTGGGGGCGCTGAGCCTGGTGGGAGTGAGCAGTGAGCAGACCGCGCCCTACTACGCTGCTCTGGCCGCCGTGGGAGCCCATCTGGCTCGCCAG ATTTACACTCTAGACATCCACAGACCGGAGGACTGCTGGGATAAATTTACCTCCAACCGAACAGTAggactaataatttttttagggATTGTCCTTGGGAATCTttggaaacaaaagaagacagatgaaacgaagaaaaaaatagattatgTAATAGAAAATTAG
- the COQ2 gene encoding 4-hydroxybenzoate polyprenyltransferase, mitochondrial isoform X2, with protein sequence MLGAGGAGLARGLRAVRQAWLRGSRGRSVVLARAAGPPGTGDSRRWAGLGPGGRGLSLSAAAVVEAAPRPVQPYLRLMRLDKPIGTWLLYLPCTWSIGLAAEPGCFPDWYMLSLFGTGAVLMRGAGCTINDMWDRDYDKKVTRTANRPIAAGDISTFRSFVFLGGQLTLALGVLLCLNYYSVALGAASLLLVITYPLMKRVTYWPQLALGLAFNWGALLGWSAVKGSCDPSVCLPLYFSGIMWTLIYDTIYAHQDKKDDALIGLKSTALWFREDTKQWLSGFSVAMVGALSLVGVSSEQTAPYYAALAAVGAHLARQIYTLDIHRPEDCWDKFTSNRTLMKVMEQISISIKLLQPL encoded by the exons ATGCtgggcgcgggcggcgcggggctgGCGAGGGGCCTGAGGGCCGTGAGGCAAGCGTGGCTGCGGGGCTCGCGCGGGCGGTCAGTGGTTCTGGCGCGCGCAGCGGGGCCTCCCGGCACTGGGGACTCGCGGCGCTGGGCCGGGCTGGGGCCGGGCGGGCGTGGGCTCAGCCTGTCGGCCGCGGCGGTCGTGGAGGCGGCGCCCCGCCCTGTGCAGCCCTACCTGAGGCTCATGCGGCTGGACAAGCCAATCG gaaccTGGCTGCTGTATCTGCCATGTACCTGGAGCATTGGTTTGGCCGCTGAACCAGGTTGTTTTCCAGATTGGTACATGTTATCCCTCTTTGGCACTGGGGCTGTTCTGATGCGTGGAGCCGGCTGCACCATTAATGACATGTGGGACCGGGACTACGATAAAAAG GTTACAAGAACAGCCAATCGCCCTATCGCTGCTGGAGACATTTCAACTTTTCGATCGTTTGTTTTTCTCGGAGGTCAGCTGACCTTGGCGCTGGGCGTTCTTCTGTGTCTGAATTACTACAG TGTAGCTCTGGGAGCAGCATCCCTACTGCTCGTCATCACCTACCCGCTGATGAAAAGAGTTACATACTGGCCTCAGTTAGCCTTGG GGTTGGCTTTTAACTGGGGAGCGTTACTCGGATGGTCTGCTGTCAAGGGCTCCTGTGATCCGTCTGTTTGCctgcctctttatttttctggaattatGTGGACTCTAATATATGATACTATCTATGCCCATCAG GATAAGAAGGATGATGCTCTGATTGGCCTTAAGTCCACCGCACTGTGGTTCCGCGAAGACACCAAGCAGTGGCTCAGTGGCTTCAGTGTGGCTATGGTGGGGGCGCTGAGCCTGGTGGGAGTGAGCAGTGAGCAGACCGCGCCCTACTACGCTGCTCTGGCCGCCGTGGGAGCCCATCTGGCTCGCCAG ATTTACACTCTAGACATCCACAGACCGGAGGACTGCTGGGATAAATTTACCTCCAACCGAACA TTGATGAAAGTTATGGAACAAATCTCAATATCAATAAAACTCCTGCAGCCATTGTGA